In a genomic window of Aeromicrobium panaciterrae:
- the rpmJ gene encoding 50S ribosomal protein L36, with the protein MKVNPSVKKICDKCKVIRRHGRVMVICENPRHKQRQG; encoded by the coding sequence ATGAAGGTCAACCCGAGCGTGAAGAAGATCTGTGACAAGTGCAAGGTGATTCGTCGCCACGGCCGCGTCATGGTGATCTGCGAAAACCCGCGTCACAAGCAGCGCCAGGGCTAA
- the infA gene encoding translation initiation factor IF-1, producing the protein MAKKEGVIEMEGAVVEALPNAMFRVELANGHKVLAHISGKMRQHYIRILPEDRVVVELSPYDLSRGRIVYRYK; encoded by the coding sequence ATGGCGAAAAAAGAAGGCGTCATCGAGATGGAAGGCGCTGTCGTTGAAGCGCTGCCCAACGCGATGTTCCGCGTCGAGCTCGCCAACGGGCACAAAGTACTCGCCCACATCAGCGGCAAGATGCGCCAGCACTACATCCGAATCCTCCCTGAGGACCGGGTCGTGGTGGAGCTTTCGCCGTATGACCTCAGCCGCGGACGCATCGTCTACCGCTACAAGTAA
- a CDS encoding Lrp/AsnC family transcriptional regulator: protein MDNIDRQLISCLLEDGRASYAAIGDKIGLSAPAVKRRTDRLLADGVISGFTAVLDPDLVGWSTEAYVAVHCKGAISPDELRNAFSRVPEVHSAATISGQADAMLRIVAKDVRDLERALERVRTETSAIDHTETSIVLSRLIDRHGLSTQGDFDVSG, encoded by the coding sequence ATGGACAACATCGACCGCCAGCTCATCAGCTGTTTGCTCGAAGACGGGCGCGCCAGTTATGCCGCGATCGGCGACAAGATCGGCCTTTCCGCGCCAGCTGTGAAGCGTCGGACCGACCGATTGCTTGCCGATGGCGTCATCAGCGGCTTTACCGCCGTGCTCGATCCGGACCTGGTCGGTTGGAGCACCGAGGCGTACGTCGCGGTGCATTGCAAGGGCGCCATCTCGCCTGACGAGCTGCGCAACGCGTTCTCGCGCGTACCCGAGGTTCATTCGGCCGCCACGATCTCAGGTCAGGCCGATGCGATGCTCCGTATCGTCGCCAAGGACGTACGAGACCTCGAACGAGCGCTGGAGCGGGTGCGGACTGAGACGTCGGCGATTGACCACACCGAGACATCTATCGTCCTGTCGCGGCTGATCGATCGGCACGGACTCTCGACTCAGGGCGATTTCGACGTCTCCGGCTGA
- the ddaH gene encoding dimethylargininase, with the protein MTVIDTRTQTAPQRTARTRHYLMCPPQHFEVTYAINPWMNTQVPVDVERAHVQWEVLRNTYLSLGHTVELIEPMAGQPDMVFAANGGLVVGKRAYGAKFRFPERTAEGVAYGEWLSEFGIDVFQPAQINEGEGDFLALKKMILAGTGFRTSLEAHIEAANALDRPVVSLELVDPRFYHLDTAIAILDDGHGDSPAEIAYFPGAFSRHSQRTLRDLFPNAILCTEADALVLGLNSVSDGRNVVVPSAAERFSEQLRERGYNPVPVDLSEFLKSGGSVKCCTMEMHR; encoded by the coding sequence TTGACCGTCATCGACACACGCACGCAGACCGCGCCCCAACGGACGGCCCGTACCCGGCACTACCTCATGTGCCCGCCTCAGCATTTCGAGGTCACGTACGCCATCAATCCGTGGATGAATACGCAGGTACCCGTCGATGTCGAGCGCGCTCATGTGCAATGGGAAGTCCTTCGCAACACCTATCTGAGCCTCGGCCACACGGTCGAGCTGATCGAGCCCATGGCCGGGCAGCCCGACATGGTGTTCGCCGCCAATGGCGGCCTCGTGGTCGGCAAGCGTGCCTATGGAGCGAAGTTCCGCTTCCCCGAGCGCACGGCCGAAGGCGTCGCCTACGGCGAATGGCTGAGCGAGTTCGGTATCGACGTCTTCCAGCCCGCGCAGATCAACGAGGGTGAGGGCGACTTCCTGGCCCTCAAGAAGATGATCCTCGCCGGCACCGGCTTCCGTACGTCTCTCGAGGCGCACATCGAGGCCGCCAACGCCCTCGACCGCCCCGTCGTCTCGCTCGAACTCGTCGACCCGCGGTTCTATCACCTCGACACCGCGATCGCGATCCTCGACGACGGCCACGGCGACTCCCCCGCGGAAATCGCCTACTTCCCCGGCGCGTTCAGCAGGCACAGCCAGCGCACTCTGCGCGACCTGTTCCCGAACGCGATCCTCTGCACCGAAGCTGACGCCCTTGTCCTGGGCCTCAACTCCGTGAGCGACGGACGCAACGTGGTCGTACCGTCCGCTGCTGAGCGATTCAGTGAGCAGCTACGCGAGCGTGGCTACAACCCGGTGCCGGTCGACCTGAGCGAGTTCCTCAAGTCAGGCGGCAGTGTGAAGTGCTGCACCATGGAGATGCACCGCTAA
- the map gene encoding type I methionyl aminopeptidase produces the protein MFDRGIEIKTPAQIESMREAGLVVGSTLELLRSTVQAGMTTAELDALAHDHIRSQGATSNFLGYHGFTGVICTSVNDEVVHGIPGTRTLQDGDIISIDCGAIIDGWHGDAAITVAIGDVPDEVTELMRVTEQSLWDGIAAARLGGRVSDISHAVETSVRAQGDYGIVEGFTGHGIGSAMHQPPNVPNVGRPGRGVKLVKGLALAVEPMVTLDTPNTRTLADDWTVVTTDGSWAAHYEHTFTLTDTGAWVLTALDGGKARLEALGVPYGGH, from the coding sequence ATGTTCGACCGCGGGATCGAGATCAAGACCCCGGCTCAGATTGAGTCGATGCGCGAAGCCGGCCTGGTGGTCGGTTCGACGCTTGAGCTCCTACGCTCCACCGTTCAGGCCGGTATGACGACCGCCGAGCTCGATGCCCTGGCGCACGATCACATCCGCTCCCAGGGCGCGACGTCCAACTTCCTCGGCTATCACGGGTTCACGGGTGTCATCTGTACGTCAGTCAATGACGAAGTTGTGCACGGGATCCCTGGCACTCGGACGCTGCAGGATGGCGACATCATCTCGATCGACTGCGGCGCGATCATTGACGGTTGGCACGGCGACGCGGCGATCACGGTTGCGATCGGCGACGTACCCGACGAGGTCACCGAGCTGATGCGCGTTACTGAGCAGTCGCTGTGGGATGGCATTGCCGCCGCTCGGCTCGGCGGGCGGGTTTCCGACATCAGCCACGCCGTCGAGACTTCCGTACGCGCCCAGGGTGACTACGGGATCGTCGAGGGCTTCACCGGTCACGGGATCGGATCGGCAATGCATCAGCCACCCAACGTGCCCAATGTGGGTCGACCGGGTCGCGGCGTCAAGCTGGTCAAGGGACTAGCCCTTGCGGTTGAGCCGATGGTCACCCTCGATACGCCCAACACTCGTACGCTCGCCGACGACTGGACCGTTGTGACGACCGACGGTTCATGGGCAGCCCATTACGAGCACACCTTCACGCTCACGGACACGGGTGCGTGGGTGCTCACCGCACTCGATGGCGGCAAGGCCAGGCTCGAAGCTCTTGGCGTGCCGTACGGCGGCCACTGA
- a CDS encoding adenylate kinase, whose translation MRLLIMGPPGAGKGTQAVGLATLLGGAHISTGDIFRANVSQQTELGQAAQRYMDAGEYVPDEITNAMVKDRLAQDDARDAFILDGYPRTVDQVSTLDGILESLGTKLDGVIELVVDPEELIQRLLKRAETSGRADDTEDVIRHRQEVYTNETAPLIEIYGGRGLLIEVDGMGEADEVGQRIVDALPR comes from the coding sequence ATGCGGCTGCTGATCATGGGACCCCCCGGCGCGGGCAAGGGCACCCAGGCTGTTGGGCTCGCGACACTGCTCGGTGGTGCCCACATTTCGACCGGTGACATCTTCCGCGCCAACGTGTCGCAGCAGACGGAGCTGGGCCAGGCGGCGCAGCGCTACATGGACGCCGGCGAGTACGTACCCGACGAGATCACCAACGCCATGGTCAAGGACCGGCTGGCGCAAGACGATGCTCGCGACGCGTTCATCCTCGACGGTTACCCCCGAACGGTCGATCAGGTATCGACCCTTGACGGAATCCTTGAATCGCTCGGCACCAAGCTCGACGGCGTGATTGAGCTTGTCGTCGATCCCGAAGAACTCATTCAGCGTCTCCTCAAGCGTGCAGAGACCAGCGGCCGGGCAGATGACACCGAAGACGTCATCCGTCACCGTCAAGAGGTCTACACGAACGAGACGGCACCGCTGATCGAGATCTACGGCGGCCGCGGTCTGCTGATCGAGGTTGACGGCATGGGCGAAGCCGACGAAGTCGGCCAACGGATCGTCGACGCGCTGCCTCGCTGA
- the secY gene encoding preprotein translocase subunit SecY, with translation MLSAFVNAFRTPDLRKKLLFVLFIIVLFRLGSTTPAPGINVANVQDAVTAASTGENSGLFSLINVFSGGALLQLTVFALGIMPYITASIILQLLVVVIPRLEALKKEGQAGQTKITQYTRYLTLGLAILQATGIVALARSGNLFGGADSGKPLLYNNDSIWSFLLIVLTMVAGTAVIMWLGELITDRGVGNGMSILIFTQVTATFPGAMWGIQQSKGWATFVLVVLVGLVIVAAVIFIEQAQRRIPVQYAKRMVGRRMFGGSSTYIPLKVNQAGIIPVIFASSLMYLPALLAQFNPDAPWSNWVVAHFVKGDHPYYMASFFLLIVFFTYFYVSITFNPEEVADNMKKYGGFIPGIRAGRPTQDYLAYVLSRITLPGALYLGLIALIPSIAIALLNANQNFPFGGTTILIIVGVGLDTVKQIESQLQQRNYEGFLK, from the coding sequence GTGCTCAGCGCCTTCGTCAACGCGTTCAGGACGCCTGACTTGAGGAAGAAGCTTCTCTTCGTCCTCTTCATCATCGTCCTGTTCCGACTGGGATCGACTACGCCTGCCCCCGGCATCAACGTCGCCAACGTCCAAGACGCTGTCACGGCGGCATCCACGGGTGAGAACAGCGGACTGTTCTCCCTGATCAACGTCTTCTCAGGCGGCGCACTGCTGCAGCTGACGGTCTTCGCGCTGGGCATCATGCCTTACATCACGGCGAGCATCATCCTGCAGCTGCTCGTCGTCGTGATCCCTCGTCTGGAGGCCCTCAAGAAGGAGGGTCAGGCGGGACAGACCAAGATCACGCAGTACACCCGCTACCTGACGCTGGGCCTCGCAATTTTGCAGGCGACCGGCATCGTGGCGCTCGCCCGCAGCGGCAACCTCTTCGGTGGTGCTGACAGCGGCAAACCCCTCCTCTACAACAACGACAGCATCTGGTCGTTCCTGTTGATCGTGCTGACCATGGTGGCCGGTACCGCCGTGATCATGTGGCTCGGTGAGCTCATCACTGACCGCGGCGTCGGCAACGGTATGTCGATCCTCATCTTCACGCAGGTCACGGCAACGTTCCCCGGAGCGATGTGGGGTATCCAGCAGTCAAAGGGCTGGGCGACCTTCGTCCTCGTGGTGCTCGTCGGTCTCGTGATCGTCGCGGCCGTCATCTTCATCGAGCAAGCTCAGCGCCGCATCCCGGTGCAGTACGCCAAGCGCATGGTCGGGCGTCGCATGTTCGGTGGCTCGTCGACGTACATTCCGCTCAAGGTCAACCAGGCCGGCATCATCCCGGTCATCTTCGCCTCGAGCCTGATGTATCTCCCCGCTTTGCTTGCTCAGTTCAACCCTGACGCGCCCTGGTCCAACTGGGTCGTCGCGCACTTCGTCAAGGGCGATCACCCCTATTACATGGCGTCGTTCTTCCTGCTGATCGTGTTCTTCACGTACTTCTACGTCTCGATCACGTTCAACCCCGAAGAAGTCGCCGACAACATGAAGAAGTACGGCGGGTTCATCCCGGGCATCCGAGCAGGCCGCCCGACGCAGGACTACCTCGCATACGTCTTGAGCCGCATCACTCTTCCGGGTGCTCTCTATCTGGGGTTGATCGCGCTCATCCCGTCGATTGCCATTGCCCTGCTCAACGCCAACCAGAACTTCCCGTTCGGTGGCACCACGATTTTGATCATCGTGGGCGTCGGTCTTGACACGGTCAAGCAGATCGAGAGCCAGCTGCAGCAGCGCAACTACGAAGGCTTCCTCAAGTAA
- the rplO gene encoding 50S ribosomal protein L15, which produces MALKLHHLRPAPGAKTAKTRVGRGEGSKGKTAGRGTKGTKARYQVPVGFEGGQVPIHMRLPKLKGFKNPFREEYQVVNLDRIEELFPKGGSIDVEALVANGAVRKGRPVKVLGQGEITVKVQVTANKFSGSAKTKIEAAGGSVTVLG; this is translated from the coding sequence ATGGCGCTCAAGCTGCATCACTTGCGCCCGGCTCCCGGAGCCAAGACTGCCAAGACCCGCGTTGGTCGTGGTGAGGGCTCGAAGGGCAAGACCGCTGGTCGCGGTACCAAGGGAACGAAGGCTCGTTACCAGGTACCGGTTGGCTTCGAAGGTGGCCAGGTCCCGATTCACATGCGTCTGCCCAAGCTGAAGGGGTTCAAGAACCCGTTCCGCGAGGAATACCAGGTCGTCAACCTCGATCGCATCGAGGAGCTCTTCCCCAAGGGTGGCTCCATCGACGTCGAGGCTCTGGTTGCCAACGGTGCTGTCCGCAAGGGCCGCCCCGTCAAGGTCCTCGGACAGGGCGAGATCACTGTCAAGGTCCAGGTCACGGCGAACAAGTTCTCCGGCTCGGCCAAGACCAAGATCGAAGCAGCCGGCGGCAGCGTCACCGTCCTCGGCTGA
- the rpmD gene encoding 50S ribosomal protein L30, with translation MAKKLQVTQLRSAIGRKPKQRETLRSLGLKRIGDVVVKEDRPEIRGMAESIPHLVDLKEVD, from the coding sequence ATGGCCAAGAAGCTTCAGGTAACCCAGCTCCGTTCGGCCATCGGCCGTAAGCCCAAGCAGCGCGAAACTCTGCGTTCGCTGGGTCTCAAGCGCATCGGCGATGTCGTCGTCAAGGAAGACCGTCCAGAGATCCGTGGCATGGCTGAGTCCATTCCGCACCTCGTGGACCTCAAGGAGGTTGACTGA